A single region of the Winslowiella toletana genome encodes:
- a CDS encoding glucose/quinate/shikimate family membrane-bound PQQ-dependent dehydrogenase, with protein MLNQSSKRSTGVYLMWALGALMGIIGLAIGIGGGWLVSLGGSLYFLLMGLAMIISAVLIIKLKPAGAWLYALAFVLSVIWAIWDAGLNFWPLFSRLFMFGVLAFLVALAYPFLKKRAGREGTKTASYSLAGLMAVALVAGFGYTFVPAPIISASEDIPVKPVAPGTEQKNWEHWGNTTHGDRFAALDQINKSNVNQLEVAWIAHTGDIPLSNGSGAEDQNTPLQIGDKLFVCTAYGKVLALNADDGKQLWAFDPKAKAPNWQRCRGLGYFANSEAQPATTAAAQADVQPSAAAAQAASQPAAASGETPDQHPATAAEATTSDTGASQPQAPASNINAAAPAVCERRLFLPTIDARLIAINADTGEACADFGDNGVVDLKVGMGEVKDGYYQQTSTPLVAGNLVIVGGRVADNFSTGEPPGVVRAYDVHSGELVWAWDPGNPAVTRLPPEGMTYTRGTPNVWSAMAYDAKLNLVYLPTGNATPDFFGGERTAEDDKYSSSIVAVDAATGKVRWHFQTTHHDLWDFDLPSQPLLYDLPDGKGGTTPVLVQTSKQGMIFMLNRETGEPVAKVENREVPQGNTPGERYSKTQPFSVGMPNIGNQTLKESDMWGATPLDQLLCRIEFKGMRHEGVFTPPGLDRSLQFPGSLGGMNWGSVSVDPNNAIMFVNDMRLGLANYLVPRSQVPSGASGIEMGMVPMDGTPYGAVRERFLSPLGIPCQKPPFGTMSAVDLKTGKIAWQVPVGTVQDTGPMGIKMHMPMEIGMPTLGASLSTQSGLLFFAGTQDYYLRAFDTANGKEIWKARLPVGSQSGPMTYVSPKTGKQYIIISAGGARQSPDRGDYVIAYALPEQK; from the coding sequence ATGTTAAATCAAAGCAGTAAACGTAGTACCGGGGTCTATCTGATGTGGGCGCTTGGCGCTCTCATGGGGATCATTGGTCTTGCCATTGGTATTGGTGGCGGCTGGCTGGTTTCATTAGGCGGAAGTCTTTACTTCCTGCTGATGGGCCTGGCAATGATCATTTCTGCCGTGCTGATCATTAAACTCAAACCTGCCGGTGCATGGCTGTACGCGCTGGCATTTGTGTTATCTGTCATCTGGGCAATATGGGACGCGGGCCTGAACTTCTGGCCACTGTTTTCCCGTCTGTTTATGTTCGGCGTGCTGGCTTTCCTGGTGGCGCTGGCCTATCCGTTCCTGAAAAAGCGTGCCGGACGTGAGGGTACGAAAACCGCAAGCTACAGCCTGGCTGGCCTGATGGCCGTCGCGCTGGTTGCCGGTTTCGGTTATACCTTTGTGCCTGCGCCGATTATCAGCGCCAGCGAAGATATTCCGGTTAAGCCTGTTGCGCCGGGTACCGAGCAGAAAAACTGGGAGCATTGGGGTAACACCACCCACGGTGACCGTTTTGCCGCACTGGATCAGATTAACAAATCCAACGTTAATCAGCTGGAAGTCGCGTGGATTGCCCATACCGGTGATATCCCACTGAGCAACGGTTCCGGTGCCGAAGACCAGAACACTCCGCTGCAGATTGGCGATAAACTGTTTGTTTGTACCGCTTATGGCAAAGTGCTGGCACTGAATGCTGATGACGGTAAACAGCTGTGGGCATTTGACCCGAAAGCGAAAGCGCCAAACTGGCAGCGCTGCCGTGGTCTTGGCTACTTCGCTAACAGCGAAGCCCAGCCAGCCACTACCGCCGCTGCGCAGGCTGACGTACAGCCATCTGCTGCTGCCGCTCAGGCTGCATCACAGCCGGCTGCCGCCAGCGGTGAAACACCTGACCAGCATCCCGCGACTGCGGCTGAAGCCACAACGTCGGATACTGGCGCATCACAGCCACAGGCTCCTGCCAGCAATATCAACGCTGCTGCGCCTGCTGTCTGTGAACGTCGTCTGTTCCTGCCAACTATCGATGCACGTCTGATCGCCATTAATGCTGACACCGGTGAAGCCTGTGCTGATTTCGGTGATAACGGCGTGGTTGATCTGAAAGTTGGTATGGGTGAAGTTAAAGATGGCTACTATCAGCAGACCTCTACCCCGCTGGTTGCCGGAAATCTGGTCATTGTCGGTGGTCGCGTCGCGGATAACTTCTCTACTGGCGAGCCTCCGGGTGTGGTTCGTGCCTACGATGTTCACAGCGGTGAGCTGGTATGGGCATGGGATCCGGGCAACCCGGCTGTCACCCGTCTGCCGCCAGAAGGGATGACTTATACCCGTGGTACGCCTAACGTCTGGTCTGCGATGGCCTATGACGCCAAGCTGAACCTGGTATATCTGCCAACCGGCAACGCCACCCCAGACTTCTTTGGTGGTGAGCGTACTGCAGAAGATGACAAGTACAGTTCATCTATTGTCGCGGTTGATGCTGCAACCGGTAAAGTCCGCTGGCATTTCCAGACTACCCATCATGACTTGTGGGACTTTGACCTGCCTTCACAGCCGCTGCTGTACGACCTGCCAGACGGTAAAGGTGGTACCACTCCGGTGCTGGTTCAGACCAGCAAGCAAGGCATGATCTTTATGCTCAACCGCGAAACCGGTGAGCCTGTAGCAAAAGTTGAAAACCGTGAAGTTCCACAGGGCAACACCCCTGGTGAGCGCTACTCAAAAACTCAGCCTTTCTCCGTCGGCATGCCGAACATTGGTAACCAGACGCTGAAAGAGTCAGATATGTGGGGCGCGACTCCGCTGGATCAGCTGCTGTGCCGTATCGAGTTTAAAGGTATGCGTCATGAGGGCGTCTTTACCCCACCAGGTTTAGATCGTTCCCTGCAGTTCCCAGGTTCACTGGGCGGCATGAACTGGGGCAGCGTGTCGGTTGATCCGAACAATGCCATTATGTTTGTTAACGACATGCGTCTGGGCCTGGCTAACTACCTGGTGCCACGCAGCCAGGTTCCAAGTGGTGCCAGCGGTATCGAAATGGGTATGGTTCCAATGGATGGCACCCCTTATGGTGCAGTGCGCGAGCGCTTCCTGTCTCCACTGGGCATTCCTTGCCAGAAACCACCATTTGGCACCATGTCAGCGGTTGACCTGAAAACCGGCAAAATCGCCTGGCAGGTTCCGGTTGGTACTGTGCAGGATACCGGTCCAATGGGTATCAAAATGCATATGCCAATGGAAATCGGTATGCCAACGCTTGGTGCGAGCCTGTCTACCCAATCCGGTCTGCTGTTCTTCGCCGGTACTCAGGACTACTACCTGCGTGCTTTCGATACTGCAAACGGTAAAGAGATCTGGAAAGCACGTCTGCCGGTTGGCAGCCAGTCTGGCCCAATGACCTATGTTTCACCGAAAACCGGTAAACAGTACATCATTATCAGCGCCGGTGGCGCGCGTCAGTCGCCAGATCGCGGTGACTACGTGATTGCCTACGCACTGCCAGAGCAGAAATAA
- a CDS encoding sulfonate ABC transporter substrate-binding protein codes for MHKKWFTKALPAAAILLALSTTSYAAFAGTKPETVNIGYQKANIFALLKYRGTLDDSFKQQGINVRWVEFPAGPQMLEGLNVGSIDLAATGDAPPTFAQAAQADLVYLGHSPANPKTEAIVVAADSPINSVADLKGKKVALNKGSDVNYLLIAALENAGLSYKDITPVYLPPADARAAFQRGAIDAWVIWDPYLAEVETHANARQIKNAEGLVPHYTFYLASRKFAEGHPETAQKVLSELATLSEWANQHQADAAQILAKSTGLDPAIWNKALARMPYGAERMTPEVFKQQQALADKFTATGLLPVKVDVSSARWSQDK; via the coding sequence ATGCATAAAAAATGGTTCACTAAAGCTTTGCCGGCCGCCGCAATTCTGCTGGCCCTTTCTACCACCAGTTACGCTGCATTTGCCGGGACAAAGCCTGAGACGGTTAATATTGGCTATCAGAAAGCGAATATCTTCGCCTTATTAAAGTATCGCGGCACTCTTGATGACAGTTTTAAGCAGCAGGGAATCAACGTGCGCTGGGTCGAGTTCCCGGCGGGGCCACAAATGCTGGAAGGTCTTAACGTTGGAAGTATTGATTTGGCCGCCACTGGCGATGCGCCCCCTACTTTTGCTCAGGCAGCGCAGGCTGATTTAGTCTATCTTGGCCACTCTCCGGCCAATCCTAAAACCGAAGCGATTGTGGTCGCGGCCGATTCGCCGATCAACAGTGTTGCCGATCTGAAAGGCAAAAAAGTCGCACTGAATAAAGGTTCGGATGTTAACTATTTGCTGATTGCAGCACTGGAGAACGCTGGCCTGAGCTACAAAGATATCACTCCGGTGTATTTGCCGCCGGCCGACGCCCGCGCCGCGTTTCAGCGCGGCGCGATTGATGCCTGGGTTATCTGGGATCCGTATCTGGCAGAAGTCGAAACCCATGCTAACGCCCGCCAGATAAAAAATGCTGAAGGCCTTGTCCCGCATTACACCTTTTATCTCGCCAGCCGCAAGTTTGCTGAGGGCCATCCTGAAACCGCGCAGAAAGTACTGAGTGAGCTGGCGACGCTTAGCGAATGGGCAAACCAGCATCAGGCTGATGCAGCGCAGATCCTCGCTAAATCAACCGGTCTGGACCCGGCTATCTGGAATAAGGCGCTGGCACGTATGCCTTATGGTGCCGAGCGCATGACGCCGGAAGTGTTTAAGCAGCAACAGGCGCTGGCCGATAAATTTACAGCGACTGGCCTGCTGCCAGTGAAAGTGGACGTCAGCAGCGCCAGGTGGTCACAGGATAAATAA
- a CDS encoding SDR family oxidoreductase, protein MKSRALIVGVSGVVGSALATRLLADGWQVYGLSRGNSAVPAGCIALTADLTSEQAVQQALQGIEVDKVFFSVWARQENEQQNIRVNGAMVRHVLDALGSRLQGGHVALVTGLKHYLGPFDAYGKGEVPMTPFREEQGRQPVENFYYAQEDEVFAAAKKYQFSWSVHRPHTIIGYAVGNAMNMGQTLAVYATLCKHTGQPFIFPGSAVQWNGVTDMTDARLLADQLQWAATSEQANNEDFNVVNGDVFRWQWMWTQIADYFGIEAVPFSGEMQPLEGRMNDAAAQWQEIASQYSLKQSDVNKLASWWHTDADLGRPMEVITDISKSRKAGFNGYQCTRDAFIELFDKLRAEKLIP, encoded by the coding sequence ATGAAATCACGTGCATTGATTGTCGGCGTCAGCGGTGTTGTGGGTAGCGCGCTGGCGACCAGGCTACTGGCTGATGGCTGGCAGGTCTATGGTTTGTCACGCGGTAACAGCGCAGTTCCGGCTGGCTGCATCGCACTGACCGCCGATTTAACCTCAGAACAGGCGGTACAGCAGGCGTTACAAGGTATCGAGGTTGATAAGGTGTTCTTCAGCGTCTGGGCGCGTCAGGAAAATGAGCAACAGAATATCCGCGTCAATGGCGCGATGGTGCGTCACGTGCTGGATGCGCTGGGCAGCCGGTTGCAGGGCGGTCATGTGGCGCTGGTCACGGGCCTGAAGCACTATCTTGGGCCGTTTGACGCCTACGGCAAAGGCGAAGTCCCGATGACGCCGTTCCGTGAAGAGCAGGGGCGTCAGCCGGTAGAAAATTTCTATTATGCGCAGGAAGACGAAGTTTTTGCTGCGGCCAAAAAGTACCAGTTCAGCTGGAGCGTACATCGCCCGCATACCATCATTGGTTACGCGGTCGGCAATGCGATGAACATGGGACAAACGCTGGCAGTGTATGCCACGCTGTGTAAACACACCGGGCAGCCATTTATTTTCCCGGGTTCGGCAGTGCAGTGGAACGGCGTGACGGATATGACCGACGCGCGTTTGCTGGCCGATCAGCTTCAGTGGGCAGCCACCAGTGAGCAGGCTAACAATGAAGATTTCAACGTAGTGAACGGTGACGTGTTCCGCTGGCAGTGGATGTGGACGCAAATCGCCGATTACTTTGGCATTGAAGCGGTGCCTTTCAGTGGCGAAATGCAACCGCTGGAAGGGCGCATGAATGATGCCGCTGCCCAGTGGCAGGAGATTGCCAGCCAGTATTCACTGAAGCAGAGCGATGTGAATAAGCTGGCCTCCTGGTGGCATACCGATGCCGATCTCGGTCGCCCGATGGAGGTGATTACCGATATCAGTAAAAGCCGTAAAGCCGGTTTTAACGGTTATCAGTGTACCCGCGATGCCTTTATTGAACTGTTTGATAAGCTCCGGGCGGAAAAACTGATTCCATAA
- a CDS encoding LysR family transcriptional regulator produces MMISSDRLKGITPFVVSVETGSFTAAAEKLHLSNSAVSKSIARLEERLGSRLFDRTTRSLSLTDAGQAFYQTCSRVLDELAEAESVLVAQRNRPAGRLRLALPHSFGRLQVVPLLNRFCHHYPDLQLNITFTDRFVDLIEEGIDIAVRIGGPGDYPASLGYHYLGSERLIFCAAPNYLQQHGTPLSAQALTDHRCIAYARHDGSTTPWTFPAADGRTLTREIAHAMALGDGEALLSAVVAGLGVTQIATWLVRKQLDSGELVPLLETLSVEGLPLTILWPQKKQLTPKVDALLQALKTLTIS; encoded by the coding sequence ATCATGATTTCCAGCGATCGTCTTAAAGGTATAACGCCGTTTGTGGTCAGCGTAGAAACCGGCAGCTTTACCGCTGCTGCCGAAAAGTTGCACCTGAGCAACTCCGCCGTCAGTAAAAGTATCGCCCGGCTGGAGGAGCGCTTAGGTTCACGGCTGTTTGACCGTACCACCCGCAGCCTGTCACTGACTGATGCCGGTCAGGCGTTCTATCAAACCTGTAGCCGGGTGCTGGATGAACTGGCGGAGGCCGAATCGGTGCTGGTCGCTCAGCGCAACCGTCCGGCGGGCCGCTTACGCCTTGCCCTGCCGCACTCCTTTGGCCGTTTACAGGTGGTGCCGCTACTGAACCGCTTTTGCCACCACTACCCGGATTTACAGCTGAACATCACCTTTACCGACCGCTTTGTTGATCTTATTGAAGAAGGCATTGATATTGCAGTTCGTATAGGTGGCCCGGGGGATTATCCCGCATCACTCGGCTATCACTATCTTGGCAGTGAACGGCTGATTTTTTGTGCCGCACCGAATTATCTGCAACAGCATGGCACACCGTTATCTGCGCAAGCGTTAACTGATCATCGCTGCATTGCTTACGCCCGACACGACGGCAGCACCACGCCATGGACCTTTCCTGCTGCAGACGGCCGCACGCTGACGCGCGAAATTGCTCACGCCATGGCGCTGGGCGATGGAGAGGCGCTGTTATCGGCGGTGGTCGCCGGGCTGGGCGTGACGCAAATAGCGACCTGGCTGGTGCGCAAGCAACTGGACAGTGGTGAACTGGTGCCGCTGCTGGAAACGTTGTCAGTTGAGGGTTTGCCACTGACGATTCTGTGGCCGCAAAAAAAACAGCTAACGCCAAAAGTCGATGCGTTACTGCAGGCTCTAAAGACGCTGACCATCAGTTAA
- a CDS encoding efflux RND transporter periplasmic adaptor subunit encodes MHIFIRTAALCLSCVFLVSTAQSSPLPAVKVITTEIKHSAKALLYMGRVEAIQTVEVLTRVEGFIASRHFTEGQMVEAGQLLFEIEPAQHHAAVEQAKARVQSAEAVLRNTQLHLGRLQRLTASKAISKSDVDAAEAERDIARANLAQMQAELKTQQLNLSYTRITAPISGRIGHTRFNTGSLINPASGSLVTVTQLDPIRVRISVNEHDYITAMQQPETAKSFRSQLTLANGHPYPQPGKFESVDNHIDPQTGSVAVRLNFANPQHLLLPGGVVNVALEAGQPQNAITIPVAALSQDKEGYFVLLVDEDNHVALRRVTPGRQVEQHYQVTAGLEPGERVIVSGIQQVRPGMVVNATAASE; translated from the coding sequence ATGCATATCTTCATACGAACTGCTGCGCTGTGTCTGAGTTGCGTGTTTCTGGTAAGCACTGCCCAGTCCTCGCCTCTGCCCGCAGTGAAAGTTATCACCACCGAGATAAAGCATTCCGCCAAAGCGCTGCTGTATATGGGGCGTGTTGAAGCCATTCAGACGGTTGAGGTGTTAACCCGCGTTGAAGGGTTTATTGCCAGCCGCCACTTCACCGAAGGCCAGATGGTCGAAGCCGGGCAGTTATTATTTGAAATTGAACCGGCACAACACCATGCGGCGGTCGAGCAGGCGAAAGCCCGGGTGCAAAGCGCCGAGGCGGTGTTACGTAATACACAATTGCATCTCGGCCGGTTACAGCGTTTAACCGCCAGTAAAGCCATCAGTAAATCCGACGTCGACGCCGCAGAGGCCGAGCGCGATATCGCCCGCGCTAATCTTGCTCAGATGCAGGCTGAACTGAAAACGCAGCAACTGAACCTCAGTTATACCCGCATCACCGCGCCGATTTCCGGACGCATCGGCCATACACGCTTCAATACAGGCAGCCTGATCAATCCCGCCAGTGGTTCGCTGGTGACAGTGACGCAGCTGGATCCAATCCGCGTCAGGATTTCAGTCAACGAGCACGACTATATAACCGCGATGCAGCAGCCAGAGACGGCGAAAAGTTTTCGTTCGCAGCTGACGCTGGCCAACGGCCATCCTTATCCACAACCCGGCAAATTTGAGTCCGTCGATAATCATATCGATCCACAGACCGGCAGCGTGGCGGTCAGGCTGAACTTTGCCAATCCACAGCATCTGCTGTTACCCGGTGGCGTGGTCAATGTCGCGCTGGAAGCCGGCCAGCCACAAAACGCCATAACCATCCCGGTTGCGGCCCTTTCGCAGGACAAAGAGGGTTATTTCGTTTTGTTGGTTGATGAGGATAACCATGTGGCGCTGCGACGCGTCACGCCTGGCCGCCAGGTTGAACAGCACTATCAGGTGACTGCGGGTCTTGAGCCGGGCGAGCGAGTGATTGTTTCCGGTATTCAGCAAGTCAGGCCCGGTATGGTGGTGAACGCCACTGCCGCCAGCGAATAA
- a CDS encoding PQQ-dependent sugar dehydrogenase — translation MRTSRFLSLMALSVPLMLVGCDDGAKIDPQQQTGPDPTLPEAKNFLLPPMQVPDKIDWKQGETPKVAQGLKIEKIAEDLLYPRQVYVLPNNDILVVEANGPSKPTTKPKELITGIIKKSSGKGATGGNRITLLRNTGGEGKGWEKHVLLKNLHSPFGVQLVGNTLYVANADAIMKFPYQSGQTEITDPGVELTELPGGPINHHWTKALLASPDGSKLYVGVGSNSNVAENGIGAEYRRAAVLEVDTASGASRIYASGIRNPTGLQWEPETGKLWAVVNERDEIGADLVPDYLTSVQEGGFYGWPYSYFGQHVDQRAQPPRPDLVEKAIKPDYALSSHVAPLGLLFYTGNNLPAEYRGGAFISEHGSWNRKPLNGYRVDWVEFKDGMPVGQPKPVVTGFLTDDEKQVRGLPVGLAQDQQGGLIIADDAGNSVWRVTAANSQQ, via the coding sequence ATGAGAACTTCACGTTTTCTTTCGCTGATGGCGCTATCGGTGCCGTTAATGCTGGTAGGTTGTGATGACGGCGCAAAAATAGATCCGCAACAACAGACTGGCCCCGATCCTACGCTGCCGGAAGCAAAAAATTTCCTGCTGCCGCCGATGCAGGTGCCTGACAAAATTGACTGGAAACAGGGTGAAACGCCAAAAGTAGCCCAGGGGCTAAAAATCGAGAAAATTGCTGAAGATTTACTCTATCCGCGCCAGGTCTATGTTTTGCCAAATAACGATATCCTGGTCGTTGAAGCCAATGGCCCGTCAAAACCTACCACCAAACCTAAAGAATTGATTACCGGCATTATTAAGAAGTCTTCTGGTAAAGGGGCGACGGGTGGCAACCGCATTACCTTATTGCGTAACACCGGTGGTGAGGGCAAAGGCTGGGAAAAACATGTCCTGCTGAAAAATCTGCACTCGCCTTTTGGCGTGCAACTGGTCGGTAATACGCTGTATGTGGCCAATGCAGACGCGATTATGAAATTTCCTTATCAAAGCGGCCAGACTGAAATTACCGACCCGGGTGTGGAACTGACCGAATTGCCAGGCGGCCCGATAAACCATCACTGGACAAAAGCGCTGCTCGCCAGCCCCGACGGCAGCAAGCTGTATGTCGGTGTCGGCTCCAACAGTAACGTGGCGGAGAACGGGATCGGTGCAGAATATCGCCGTGCCGCAGTGCTGGAGGTCGATACGGCCAGCGGGGCCAGCCGGATTTACGCCAGCGGTATCCGTAATCCTACCGGTTTGCAGTGGGAGCCTGAGACCGGCAAATTATGGGCGGTCGTCAATGAGCGAGATGAAATTGGTGCCGATCTGGTACCGGACTACCTGACTTCGGTACAGGAGGGCGGCTTCTATGGCTGGCCGTACAGCTATTTTGGTCAGCATGTTGATCAACGCGCGCAGCCACCACGCCCGGATCTGGTGGAAAAAGCCATCAAGCCGGATTACGCGCTAAGCTCCCATGTCGCTCCGCTTGGTCTGTTATTCTACACTGGCAATAATCTGCCTGCTGAATATCGCGGCGGAGCATTTATCAGCGAACATGGCAGCTGGAACCGGAAACCGCTGAATGGATATCGGGTTGACTGGGTGGAATTTAAAGACGGTATGCCTGTCGGCCAGCCCAAACCGGTAGTGACCGGTTTTCTTACCGATGATGAAAAGCAAGTCAGAGGGTTGCCGGTTGGTCTGGCACAGGATCAGCAGGGCGGTTTAATTATTGCTGATGACGCCGGCAATAGCGTCTGGCGCGTAACCGCGGCTAATAGTCAACAGTAA
- a CDS encoding DUF2231 domain-containing protein — protein sequence MKSNGVPPRSTFAVVLYEWLNPIPLGFFVAAWLFDIIYLYSYEIFWTQAASWLIAFGLVIAIVPRLISLTHVWPRSSMPQPAALKLHFWFWALAVVVSIINAFVHSRDAWAVVPAGVILSTIVVLLLFIANLQLALRQRTA from the coding sequence ATGAAGTCCAACGGCGTTCCTCCCCGCTCTACCTTTGCGGTAGTGCTGTACGAATGGCTTAACCCAATTCCGCTCGGCTTTTTTGTGGCGGCCTGGCTATTCGATATCATTTATCTGTACAGCTATGAAATCTTCTGGACGCAGGCAGCCAGCTGGCTGATTGCTTTTGGTCTGGTGATAGCCATTGTTCCGCGCTTGATCAGCCTGACTCATGTCTGGCCACGTTCATCAATGCCACAGCCCGCTGCGCTTAAACTGCATTTCTGGTTCTGGGCGCTGGCGGTCGTGGTGTCAATCATCAATGCCTTTGTTCATAGTCGCGATGCCTGGGCGGTGGTGCCTGCGGGCGTTATCCTGTCGACAATAGTGGTACTGCTGCTGTTTATCGCTAATTTGCAACTTGCTCTGCGCCAGCGCACAGCTTAA
- a CDS encoding nucleotide triphosphate diphosphatase NUDT15, with product MLTPRIGVGVLIFRDGKLLLGRRKGSHGADSWSAPGGHLEFGESIEQCAQREVQEETGLKLDSISIGPYTNDIFVEDKKHYVTLFAIAHQPVGEPRLREPEKCRGWQWFAVHALPSPLFVPLQNLLQQQGHDCLIRLAQQLD from the coding sequence ATGTTAACTCCGCGAATTGGTGTCGGCGTGCTGATTTTTCGCGACGGTAAGCTATTGTTAGGTCGCAGAAAAGGCAGCCACGGCGCCGACAGCTGGTCTGCACCTGGTGGTCACCTTGAGTTTGGTGAATCCATCGAGCAGTGCGCCCAGCGCGAAGTACAGGAAGAGACAGGTCTGAAGCTGGATAGTATCAGCATTGGCCCCTATACCAACGATATATTTGTCGAAGACAAGAAACATTACGTTACGCTGTTTGCGATTGCGCATCAGCCAGTGGGAGAGCCGAGGTTGCGTGAGCCGGAAAAATGTCGCGGCTGGCAGTGGTTTGCTGTTCATGCCTTACCCTCGCCGCTCTTTGTTCCCCTGCAAAATCTGCTGCAACAGCAGGGTCATGATTGCTTAATCCGACTGGCGCAGCAGCTTGATTGA